In Serratia liquefaciens ATCC 27592, the genomic stretch TGCATCGTAATCCTCATTGAGGCGTGCCGGATCCATAAACACTTCGTCTGCCAAAAGCGTCATTTTTCAACCTCCCTGATGAATACCGCCATATCCCAGCGGCTGCGGACAAAAAAAGTGGTTAGTCCCGGCCCCGTTTCTCGGGCCGGAGCAATGATCAGGCCAAAGTGCCCGTCGGCAGGCTTAATGCCGTTTTCATACGCTCTGCGCCGATCTGCTCGCAGCGTCCGGTGATACGCAAAACGGCCGATCGAACGTCGTCTGGCCACAGGTTCATATGCCCCATGCGTTCCGCCGTATCTTGGGTATGTTCGGTCAACGGCCTTTCCTGCGCTTCCCAGGCTGCCAGCGCCGCCGGAATATCCCGGTTATTTTCCAGACTGACCGCCAATCCAAGAGCATTCATCAGTGCGCAACCGCCCCCTTGGCCGAGGTAAGGCGGCATCGCATGGGCTGCATCGCCGAGGATCGCCACCTGCCCTTTGCTCCAGGCCTTGAGCTTCAGCACCTCAAACGCATCCCAGCGGCCGGCCTCGCCAAAACGTGCGATCAGGCCGGAAAGGTGTGGGAAGGATTTGCGCCAAAGTGCCGGGGCAATCGGAAGCTGATAGGCACCCACATCGTCCTCAGCGCAGCACAGTGCAACATAAAGATCGGTCGCGCTGGCGGGCGTATAAAGGATCCGCCTCGTGCCTGAAAAGTACTCAATGTAGTTCGAACGATCTGCAGGCGGTACGTCATCGTCATCACGCTTCAACATCATTCTGACCGCGCCATAGTGCAGCGGCTTGCGGTACATCAGCAGGTCCAGAGACTCTCTCACCCGCGAGTTGATACCGTCAGCGCCGATCACCAAATCGGCTGACAGCGTTCGCTTGTCCGCCATCAGCAGCTTTCCATCCGGTGTCGCCCCCACCGCCTCGGAATCGCTGACAATTTCGGCACCGGCGCGGCGAGCCGCATTGAGCAAAGACAGCAGCAGCCGCTCGCGCAGGATGGTAACCAGACGTGGGGCACCGCTGCTGTTGATCGGAATATCCTCCATCGTTGCGTTGCCGTGATCCCGTGTCTGGAATACGGCCCCTTCGTGTGCCCCCACCATAGCTTCGTCATAGGCTCCAATCGCCTCGAGCACACGCAGCCCATTACTCCAGATATAGATGCCCGCACCAAAGGTGCGCAGGTTTGCCGAACGCTCATGCACTCTCACGCTCCAGCCACGCTGAGCCAGCGCCGCCGCCGCCGTAAGCCCGGCGATACCTGCCCCAGCAATTTCTGCATGCAGTTGCTTCATACCCTCTCCTCAGCCCCGTTTGTTTTTGATCGTACCCGTCGTTAAGAACCCGCCTGTACCGCAAACAGATCCTTTCTCCTGGTCATGCAGAACAACGCCAAAGCGGCAATTAATGCGGGAATCGCCATCCAGTAGAAAAAATTCTGCAAATCACCAACCACGGTATATAGCCAAGAGCCAAGATAAGCCCCCGTGATGGAACCCACATGACCCACGCCGATCCCCCATGACACTCCGGTCGCACGTGCCGTGGTGGGATAAAGGCCAGCGCTCAAAATACTGATGTTGTTCAATGCTCCCGTGAGGGTAAAACCCACGAAAAAAACGCAAACCAATAAACGGGTAGAACTGCCGAGCTGGCTGCCGGTAACCAGCAGCGCGACCGAGGCCAATAAGGCTAAAGGAGGAAGTATTTTGGCGATACCGATTCGATCGATGAGAAGTGCTGTGATGATGCCACCGATCATGCCCCCCAGCGGCAGCATTGCGGCAACATATAAGGCCATCCGAGCGTCAAACCCGCTGCTGCGCAATACCGTGGGTAGCCAATTGCTCAACAGGTAGAACGAGAATAAGCAGCAGAAAAAGGTCAGCCAGAGTAGCAGCGTACGCTCGGTTCGCCCTTCAGAAAATAGCGCCGCCACGGGAGACAGCTGCAGGTTTTTTTCACCGGGCTTTCTGTCCATACCGTCGGTAAAGATTACGTCCTGCCACTTCCTATGGCCGCCAATCCGTTCGACGATCCGCAGTAATTTAGCTCTCTGTTGCGGCCTGTTGGCCAGGAAACAGATCGACTCAGGGAGCATGAAATACAGCACTGGCAGCATCACCAAAGGAGCGATACTGCCCACAAAGAGCAGGCCTCTCCAGCCCAGCACCGGCAGCAGCAAGTCGGCCACCCAGCCGCCGAGCGCCATACCCAAGGTAAAGCCGGAAAAGCTCAAGGTGACCAGCAACATGCGCCAGCGAATGGGCGAATACTCTGACACCAGAGTAATGCAACCGGGCAATACGCCGCCTAGTCCCATGCCAGTCAGCAACCGCAGTGCCACAAGCACGCTAATCGATGAGGAAAAGGCATAACCCAGGGTGCCTAAAGCGACGATAACCGAGCAGATCAGCAACACCGTTTTGCGCCCATAACGGTCCGCCGCGGGGCCACAAATGAAACTGCCGAGTAACATGCCGAACAGACCTGCCGCGAAAGCCGGGCCCAACTCGGCGCGATCAATCCCCCATTCTTGAGCCAATTCAGGGGCGATATAACCCATCGCGCTGGCATCCAGACCATTAATCATCAATACAATAAAACACAAGAGCAGCGTCATTATCTGTAAACCACCGATCGGGCTTTGATCGACAATGTCGGTGACGGATTGTTTGTTCATGGCAAAAATCCTCTTTTCTTGTTTTTGTATTACCTTGCATCATGAAAAGCACGCCACCACCGGCAGGAAGACCCGGGATTAACCGGTGAATAAAATGGCATCAACATACTGATTAGTAATAATTTACCTTCTGCCAGTTCCGGAGCTTATGCATAACCTGGTGTTTTACTGGGTAGCGCTGCAGGGGCAGGTTTTCCAGAGAGCAGGGATTGATCGAGTATAGGGCTGTGCTGATATCAGGGAATAATCAAAAAAGGGATCTTTGGTATAACCAAAATGAATACAAGGAGGCGCGCAAAGGGAATATTTTGTGGGCGTCGGAAAAAAGAAAACCCCCGTACAGCCTAGCCGCAACGGGGGTTTTAAAATCATCACTGATAGTCAGTGATTAGCGGTTCATCATTCCCACTCAATGGTAGCCGGTGGCTTACCGCTGATGTCATAAACCACACGGGAAATGCCGTTGACTTCGTTGATGATGCGGTTGGAGACGCGACCGAGGAAATCGTACGGCAGGTGCGCCCAATGTGCGGTCATAAAGTCGATGGTTTCCACTGCGCGCAGTGAAACAACCCAGTCGTATTTACGGCCATCGCCCATCACGCCAACCGAACGCACCGGCAGGAACACGGTGAATGCCTGGCTGACTTTGTTGTACAGATCGGCTTTGTGCAGCTCTTCGATGAAGATCGCATCGGCACGGCGCAGCAGATCGCAGTACTCTTTCTTCACTTCGCCCAGTACGCGCACGCCCAAACCTGGGCCCGGGAACGGGTGACGGTAAAGCATGTCGTACGGCAGGCCCAGTTCCAGACCGATTTTGCGCACTTCGTCTTTGAACAGCTCTTTCAGCGGCTCGACCAGGCCCAGCTTCATCTCTTTCGGCAGGCCACCCACGTTGTGGTGCGATTTGATCACGTGCGCTTTGCCGGTGGCGGAGGCGGCGGATTCGATCACGTCCGGGTAGATGGTGCCCTGCGCCAGCCATTTCACTTCAGTCTGCTTGCAGGCTTCTTCGTCGAACAGTTCAACGAACACGCGGCCGATGATCTTGCGCTTGGCTTCCGGTTCGTCAACGCCGGCTAACGCGCTCAGGAAGCGATCTTCCGCCGCCACGTGAACGATGTTCAGGCCGAAGTGGTCGCCAAACATTTCCAGCACCTGGTCTGCTTCATTCAGACGCAGCAGGCCGTTATCGACGAACACGCAGGTCAGGCGTTTACCGATGGCGCGATGCAGCAGCATTGCGGTCACGGAAGAGTCGACGCCGCCGGACAGGCCGAGGATCACGTGATCTTCGCCCACCTGCTCACGAATGCGCTCTACCGCATCTTCGATGATGGTCGCCGGGGTCCACAGGGCTTCACACTGGCAGATATCCAGCACGAAACGCTCCAGCATGCGCTGGCCCTGACGGGTGTGGGTCACTTCCGGGTGGAACTGCACGCCGTAGAAGCGTTTTTCTTCGTTGGCCATAATGGCAAACGGGCAGGTATCGGTGCTGGCAACGGTCACGAAGTCGGACGGGATAGCGGTCACTTTGTCGCCGTGGCTCATCCACACGTCGAGCAGCGGTTTACCGGTTGGGCTCAGCGCGTCTTCGATGCCGCGAACCAGTGCGCTGTCGGTGGTAATTTCCACCTGCGCGTAACCGAATTCACGCTCGTTGGAACCTTGCACATGGCCGCCCAGCTGCATTGCCATGGTCTGCATGCCGTAGCATACGCCCAGCACAGGTACACCGGCGGTGAACACGTATTCTGGCGCACGCGGGCTGTTGGTTTCGGTGGTGCTTTCCGGGCCGCCGGACAGGATGATGCCGCTCGGATTGAATTCGCGGATTTGCTCTTCGCTAACGTCCCAGGCCCACAGCTCGCAGTAAACGCCGATTTCGCGCACGCGGCGGGCGACCAGTTGGGTGTATTGCGAACCAAAGTCCAGAATCAGAATGCGATGCTTATGGATATTTTTTGTCATGTGAGGCGAATTCCAGCAACAGAGAAAAAGGAAAATCTAAAACGTTAGGACAGTTTCAGTCGGCGAGGCCAAACAGTTGGTGGTCGCCCGCAGCACAGCATGCGCAGTTGACATAAAGTCAATGAGCAATGCGAGCAGCGGACGGCGAACAAATGCGCCGGCCGCAGCCCCTGAAATTAACCCATGCGGTAGTTCGGTGACTCTTTGGTGATGGTCACGTCATGCACGTGGCTTTCCTGAATACCGGCGCCGCTGATGCGAACAAATTCAGCCTTGGTACGCAGGTCGTCGATGGTGGCGCAGCCGGTCAGGCCCATGCAAGAACGCAGGCCGCCCATCTGCTGGTGTACGATCGCTTTCAGCATGCCTTTGTAAGCCACGCGGCCTTCGATACCTTCCGGCACCAGTTTGTCGGCGGCGTTATCGGTCTGGAAGTAACGGTCGGAAGAGCCTTTGGACATCGCGCCCAGTGAACCCATACCACGGTAGGATTTGAACGAACGGCCCTGATACAGCTCGATTTCGCCCGGTGATTCTTCGGTACCCGCCAGCATGGAGCCGACCATTACGCAGGATGCGCCGGCCGCGATAGCTTTGGCGATGTCACCGGAGAAGCGAATGCCGCCGTCGGCGATGACCGGGATACCTGTCCCTTCCAGCGCTTCAACCGCATCGGCGATGGCTGTGATCTGCGGTACACCTACGCCGGTTACGATACGAGTAGTACAGATGGAGCCAGGGCCGATACCTACTTTGACCGCGCTGACGCCGGCGTCAGCCAGCGCTTTGGCACCGGCTGCGGTAGCCACGTTGCCGCCCACGATCTGCAGATCCGGGTATTTGGCGCGCGTTTCGCGAATACGCTGCAATACGCCTTCGGAATGGCCATGCGAGGAGTCGATCAGCAGCACGTCAACGCCGGCGGCGACCAGCGCATCAACGCGCTCTTCGTTACCTGCACCTGCACCCACCGCTGCGCCAACGCGCAGACGGCCATGCTCGTCTTTACAGGCGTTTGGCTTGCGTTCCGCTTTCTGGAAGTCTTTTACGGTGATCATGCCCAGCAGGTGGAAGCTGTCGTCCACTACCAGCGCTTTCTCAACGCGTTTTTCGTGCATTTTCTGCAGCACGACTTCACGCGCTTCGCCTTCTTTCACCGTAACCAGACGCTCTTTCGGCGTCATCACGGCGGTAACAGGCTGGTTCAGATCGGTGACGAAGCGGACGTCGCGGCCGGTAATGATACCGACCAGTTCGTTCTCTTCGGTGACGACAGGGTAACCGGCGAAGCCGTTACGTGCGGTCAGCTCTTTCACTTCTTTCAGGGTTGTGGCAGGGGTTACGGCTTGTGGATCGGTTACCACGCCGCTTTCATGTTTTTTCACGCGGCGGACTTCTTCTGCCTGACGCTCGATAGACATGTTTTTGTGAATGAAGCCCAGACCGCCTTCCTGCGCCAGCGCGATGGCCAGGCCGGATTCGGTAACGGTATCCATGGCTGCGGACAGCATAGGGATATTCAGGCGGATATTTTTGGTCAGTTGGGTGCCGAGCTCAGCGGTATTAGGCAGAACCGTAGAGTGAGCTGGAACCAGGAGAACGTCGTCAAACGTTAGTGCTTCTTTCGCGATACGTAGCATGGGCAATATCTCACCAGAGTGGGCTGTGAAAAAGATAAAATATTGCCGCGGCATTATACAGAGCGTAATCGGTTGCCTCCAGCACTTTCTCACAAAAACTCTTGATTACCTTTTTCAGCCATGTAGTATCGACCAATTAAGTGCTTGTTTTGAAATTTGATCTGGGTCACATGTCGATACCTGTTTCGCCTTCCATTTTTACCGTAAGCCGCCTGAATCAGACGGTTCGACAGCTGCTGGAAATGGAAATGGGCCAGATTTGGCTCTCCGCCGAGATCTCCAACTTCTCCCAGCCGTCTTCAGGTCATTGGTATTTCACGCTGAAAGACGACCGCGCGCAGGTGCGTTGCGCGATGTTCCGCAACACTAACCGTCGTACTACCTTCCGCCCGCAAAATGGCCAACAGGTGCTGGTGCGCGCCAGCATCACGCTGTATGAGCCGCGCGGCGACTATCAGCTGATCGCCGAAAGCATGCAGCCCGCCGGCGACGGCCTGTTGCAACAGCAGTTCGATCAGTTAAAACAGCGACTGAGCGCCGAAGGCCTTTTCGACCAACAGTTCAAACAGCCGCTGCCCAGCCCGGCCAAACGCGTCGGGGTGGTCACCTCCGCCAGCGGCGCGGCGCTGCACGATGTGCTGCAGGTGCTGCAACGGCGCGATCCGTCATTGCCCATCGTTATCTACCCTACTTCGGTGCAGGGCGCGGAAGCCCCCCTGCAGATTGTACGTGCCATCGAAACGGCCAACCGCCGTGACGAGTGCGACGTGCTGATCGTCGGCCGTGGCGGGGGTTCACTGGAAGACCTGTGGAGCTTTAACGACGAACGCGTTGCGCGGGCGATTTTCGCCAGCCGCATTCCGATTGTCAGCGCCGTCGGCCACGAAACCGACGTCACCATTGCCGACTTTGTCGCCGATCTGCGTGCGCCAACCCCTTCTGCCGCTGCCGAACTGGTCAGTCGCAATCAGTTGGAACTGCTGCGTCAGTTGCAATCACAGCAACAGCGGATGGAAATGGCGATGGACTACTACCTGGCGCAGCGCCAGCAGCAGTTCACCCGCATCAACCACCGTTTGCAGCAGCAGCACCCGCACCTGCGTCTGGCGCGCCAACAAACGCTGTTGTTCAAACTGCAACGTCGGTTGGAAGACGGCATGCAAAACCAACTGCGTCTGTCTTCGCGTCGCAGCGAGCGGGTTCAGCAACGGCTGGCGCAGATGCAACCGCAGGCGCGTATTCACCGCTACCAACAACGCGTGCAGCAACAGGAATACCGTTTGCAGCAGGCATGGGATCGCCAGCTTAACGGCCTGCGCCAGCGCTTCGGCGTCGCCTGCAGCCAACTCGAGGCCGTCAGCCCGCTGGCGACGCTGGCCCGCGGCTACAGCGTGACGCAAACCCCGCGCGGCGAACTGCTGAAAACCACCAAGCAGGCTCAGGTTGGCGAACTGCTGAAAACCCGTCTGCAGGATGGTTGGGTGGAAAGCGAGGTGAAAACCATCACCGTTGCCAAAAAGCCGCGCAAGAAACGCGCGGCCGAATAATCCCGCTTACTCCAGCGTAAAACGGCTGCCCGGTACGCCGTTAATCCACAGTTCTCGCGTCTCTCCAGTTGGCAAACTGCAGGCCAACGTCTGCCACGCCGGTTTGAACCGGCCTTCGGCAGTGATGTTCAGCATAATGCGTTGAGTGTCGCTGAGCATCTCCCAGCGCAGCCACAGCGCATCGCCCTGCTGCCAGCCATAACTTTCCCCG encodes the following:
- the xseA gene encoding exodeoxyribonuclease VII large subunit; the protein is MSIPVSPSIFTVSRLNQTVRQLLEMEMGQIWLSAEISNFSQPSSGHWYFTLKDDRAQVRCAMFRNTNRRTTFRPQNGQQVLVRASITLYEPRGDYQLIAESMQPAGDGLLQQQFDQLKQRLSAEGLFDQQFKQPLPSPAKRVGVVTSASGAALHDVLQVLQRRDPSLPIVIYPTSVQGAEAPLQIVRAIETANRRDECDVLIVGRGGGSLEDLWSFNDERVARAIFASRIPIVSAVGHETDVTIADFVADLRAPTPSAAAELVSRNQLELLRQLQSQQQRMEMAMDYYLAQRQQQFTRINHRLQQQHPHLRLARQQTLLFKLQRRLEDGMQNQLRLSSRRSERVQQRLAQMQPQARIHRYQQRVQQQEYRLQQAWDRQLNGLRQRFGVACSQLEAVSPLATLARGYSVTQTPRGELLKTTKQAQVGELLKTRLQDGWVESEVKTITVAKKPRKKRAAE
- the guaA gene encoding glutamine-hydrolyzing GMP synthase, with translation MTKNIHKHRILILDFGSQYTQLVARRVREIGVYCELWAWDVSEEQIREFNPSGIILSGGPESTTETNSPRAPEYVFTAGVPVLGVCYGMQTMAMQLGGHVQGSNEREFGYAQVEITTDSALVRGIEDALSPTGKPLLDVWMSHGDKVTAIPSDFVTVASTDTCPFAIMANEEKRFYGVQFHPEVTHTRQGQRMLERFVLDICQCEALWTPATIIEDAVERIREQVGEDHVILGLSGGVDSSVTAMLLHRAIGKRLTCVFVDNGLLRLNEADQVLEMFGDHFGLNIVHVAAEDRFLSALAGVDEPEAKRKIIGRVFVELFDEEACKQTEVKWLAQGTIYPDVIESAASATGKAHVIKSHHNVGGLPKEMKLGLVEPLKELFKDEVRKIGLELGLPYDMLYRHPFPGPGLGVRVLGEVKKEYCDLLRRADAIFIEELHKADLYNKVSQAFTVFLPVRSVGVMGDGRKYDWVVSLRAVETIDFMTAHWAHLPYDFLGRVSNRIINEVNGISRVVYDISGKPPATIEWE
- the guaB gene encoding IMP dehydrogenase; translation: MLRIAKEALTFDDVLLVPAHSTVLPNTAELGTQLTKNIRLNIPMLSAAMDTVTESGLAIALAQEGGLGFIHKNMSIERQAEEVRRVKKHESGVVTDPQAVTPATTLKEVKELTARNGFAGYPVVTEENELVGIITGRDVRFVTDLNQPVTAVMTPKERLVTVKEGEAREVVLQKMHEKRVEKALVVDDSFHLLGMITVKDFQKAERKPNACKDEHGRLRVGAAVGAGAGNEERVDALVAAGVDVLLIDSSHGHSEGVLQRIRETRAKYPDLQIVGGNVATAAGAKALADAGVSAVKVGIGPGSICTTRIVTGVGVPQITAIADAVEALEGTGIPVIADGGIRFSGDIAKAIAAGASCVMVGSMLAGTEESPGEIELYQGRSFKSYRGMGSLGAMSKGSSDRYFQTDNAADKLVPEGIEGRVAYKGMLKAIVHQQMGGLRSCMGLTGCATIDDLRTKAEFVRISGAGIQESHVHDVTITKESPNYRMG
- a CDS encoding FAD-dependent oxidoreductase; this translates as MKQLHAEIAGAGIAGLTAAAALAQRGWSVRVHERSANLRTFGAGIYIWSNGLRVLEAIGAYDEAMVGAHEGAVFQTRDHGNATMEDIPINSSGAPRLVTILRERLLLSLLNAARRAGAEIVSDSEAVGATPDGKLLMADKRTLSADLVIGADGINSRVRESLDLLMYRKPLHYGAVRMMLKRDDDDVPPADRSNYIEYFSGTRRILYTPASATDLYVALCCAEDDVGAYQLPIAPALWRKSFPHLSGLIARFGEAGRWDAFEVLKLKAWSKGQVAILGDAAHAMPPYLGQGGGCALMNALGLAVSLENNRDIPAALAAWEAQERPLTEHTQDTAERMGHMNLWPDDVRSAVLRITGRCEQIGAERMKTALSLPTGTLA
- a CDS encoding MFS transporter is translated as MNKQSVTDIVDQSPIGGLQIMTLLLCFIVLMINGLDASAMGYIAPELAQEWGIDRAELGPAFAAGLFGMLLGSFICGPAADRYGRKTVLLICSVIVALGTLGYAFSSSISVLVALRLLTGMGLGGVLPGCITLVSEYSPIRWRMLLVTLSFSGFTLGMALGGWVADLLLPVLGWRGLLFVGSIAPLVMLPVLYFMLPESICFLANRPQQRAKLLRIVERIGGHRKWQDVIFTDGMDRKPGEKNLQLSPVAALFSEGRTERTLLLWLTFFCCLFSFYLLSNWLPTVLRSSGFDARMALYVAAMLPLGGMIGGIITALLIDRIGIAKILPPLALLASVALLVTGSQLGSSTRLLVCVFFVGFTLTGALNNISILSAGLYPTTARATGVSWGIGVGHVGSITGAYLGSWLYTVVGDLQNFFYWMAIPALIAALALFCMTRRKDLFAVQAGS